In Rhodamnia argentea isolate NSW1041297 chromosome 1, ASM2092103v1, whole genome shotgun sequence, the genomic window GAAGTTGAAGCTAGGCGACTCCGCCAGCCATGTCAATGTATCAACTCCCTTGAACACAACACGCAATTTCCTCAGACTCGACACTTTCTTATCATCCTTGCACGACATGCCAGTCACGTGGATAACATCTCTCGGAACTTTACCCATTAAATCAAATAACAGCTGGTCTAAGTTTGACCTAGTCATCTCTTCCAGCACTGGAGGTGCCTGCATGTATAGATTCTTCCCTCTATGCGTGACGCTTGCTTTTGATAGAAGCAGCTTTGGGTGCTCTTCGAGCATGTTGATGAACTGTGATgtacaaaatgaaaagagataaCGAGTAATCAGATAACTGCAAGAACTATCCAAGTGTTTAGAAATGCGTGAACAAGATAAGAACCTCTAGCCAGCATTCCCCTCAATTTGTCGCTAGtaataaatagagctcaagaaCAAGAAAGCACCTTTTTTAGGGTCACTGAAACGTCCAACTCAATAAGAACACCAGGACCACAGACAGGGCAATCCTTATCCCTCACGAACTCAGTCACTTTAATGTGAAGTCCTTCCACACCATTGTATCTGAAATTCGAAAATATCAATAAACTTGCACCTCAAAGTCTGCCTACttaaaagaaccaaattgaGATTCCCACGCATTTTCAAGCTAGCAACTGGACAAAACAAGTGGAACTTGCAAGTTTTCGCTCATGAGTATGGATACATACAGATAGCAGATGATCAAATTCATCTACTCTAGTACTGATCTTCAGAAGTACTGATCAGTACCAGAAGCGGGATATGATGACAGGCTGGGAGAGACAAAAGTAAACACTAAGggatctcataaaaaaaaaatggcaagtttATACACGTCTAAGAAATAGCAAGTAAACAATTTGGCATCACAAGTTTATGACTCGGATGCACTCCATTTAACCTCAAGCTTAAAGACTCCATAACGGAGAGCCTCTAATTGAGTTGCAACATGTCAACTGATAATTTATGGAAAGCTTGGATCCTAAGCGATGGAGGTCACACTAAGAGGCTTGAGAGCCACTGAGAGAAGAAACACAAAAGACAACAGAATCTATATATTACATCCAAATGTTGCACCCGCAGTCGAATGCTCTGATAGAGAGCTGTTTGTAGAACGAACTACTTGAAACCTATCCCCAAGCCAGCAAGTCATTTTAAGAGCCCAAGAAAGCTAGCGAGAGTACACTTTTCTAGACATCTGTCCAAGAACCGACAGACGCAGATGTCAGAAAACACAAAATAAGAGATTCAACGTAAGATATGGAACACTGACAGAAACAGATATTTAACCAAAAACATCTTACACTCAATCAAGAAAGTGTGATTGTAAGGAACTAGCAAAGCAATGTAAAATGATTCTGGAGAGACCATAACCAGAGGGGATTTTGAAGAATTGCTTTTGATGAAGAATAGAAAGATCGTTACTGCAGCAACAAAAAATGCAGGCTGCCCGCTCCAATAGCCACCCATTTAGGCATGTGAAAGTAAAACATGTGTCCTATCTCCATAAAAGGGTCACACTAGATAATAAGAGAAGAATACAGGAAGCAAATTGGTTAGCCGTACTTGGCATATTCTCGAAGAATAAAAACACTGTCAGGAATTTAAAGCAGGCCAAGATGAATACAAGAAAGCCTTTCAGTCACTTATAGTACATAACATTAAAAGAACCCCACAAAGTGCTGCAGGGTGAACTGCAACCACTTGAAACAAGAACAAGATGCTCTCCACATCCAAGATATacaggaaacaaaaaagaattatacAATGAAGCACATGAGAACTGTAAAAGGCAAGGTATGACGCACGTTAAGTAGTTGGATAAAGTTTTGCTGCATCCAGATGCAATCTTCAAAGTTTCCAGAGCACATGCAGCTGATATGATTGCATTAGTTGAAGCTATAGCTGGTATGATATTTTTCACAACTCCCTGGATAGAAACAATAAAAATGAGCTTTTCTTGAAATAGTATAGTTAGTATAAATCACATGATAGATGAAGCAAAACAAGTTCACCCGTAATTTTACAAGTTGGCATTAAAAATAGGACAGCAAATCAGTAGGGTTTACAGCATGACCTGGGGAATTTAATATTCTTTACTAATTCACCAAATAATCAAAGCGTAGAGAACAACTCCAGTATTAGGATGAAGCACAAAATCATGAAAAGTTAACTCACAatacttagaatttttttccccACTTCTAAGAAAAAAGCTTCCTTAAGATTTTTAACACAATGACAACAGGAAAGCAGATTGTAAAGCTCAGTaacatgcaaaaaaagaaaaggcaattgACAACAATAGGAGAACTAATGTACCTGAGTGAGGGAATAAGTCACTCCTGGAATTCCAAAAAGCTCTGCTCTTTTGACAGCCTACAGGTCGAGTTTAAAAAAGTGAGAGTCCAATAAGGATATTACTTTCTGGATAAATCACCAAACAATTTTATTGCTATGCAATAACCTCTGAATAAACCCACTGCATATGCTCTGGTTCATCAGGATCAAATGACTTTCCACTGTGGACCTACAGGTGAAAATCCAACACAAATGACAGAAATAAGATAAAGTGCTTACATTATAACAGATCAAATGATGAACGAATTGGACAGCTAACAAAGTTAGCTTATCACCTCATCCCATTTTATTAGATGTGCATATTCAATACAATGAGCAGCAGTCCTCGGGGTTTCTGCAAGAGTACAGAGAGGAAACTTCACTTGTGGAGGGAAAAGCCAGATGGTACACTCGAAGCATGGTGTGACCCCAGGTTTTATAACTCTTGCATgccccttaaatccttccgtCCCACCATCCACCATGGGTTTCATCGTTTCTTCCCTTGGATTGTCATCAGAATCGTATTCTGGAATCTCCTTCGACAACAGTGAAGCC contains:
- the LOC115753623 gene encoding LOW QUALITY PROTEIN: NEDD8-activating enzyme E1 catalytic subunit (The sequence of the model RefSeq protein was modified relative to this genomic sequence to represent the inferred CDS: inserted 1 base in 1 codon) — its product is MAGSALQASRSRDLDKLLLRPGNLVAPNFEPGAELRDDLREYARVLVVGAGGLGCELLKDLALSGFKNLDVIDMDRIEVTNLNRQFLFRLEDVGKPKAEVAAKRVMERVSGVNIVPHFCRIEDKELDFYSDFNIIVLGLDSIEARSYINAVACSFLEYDSDDNPREETMKPMVDGGTEGFKGHARVIKPGVTPCFECTIWLFPPQVKFPLCTLAETPRTAAHCIEYAHLIKWDEVHSGKSFDPDEPEHMQWVYSEAVKRAELFGIPGVTYSLTQGVVKNIIPAIASTNAIISAACALETLKIASGCSKTLSNYLTYNGVEGLHIKVTEFVRDKDCPVCGPGVLIELDVSVTLKKFINMLEEHPKLLLSKASVTHRGKNLYMQAPPVLEEMTRSNLDQLLFDLMGKVPRDVIHVTGMSCKDDKKVSSLRKLRVVFKGVDXIDMAGGVA